The genomic interval TTTAGTTATATAATCAACAGCTTGTTTTATATATACATCATAAGCATTTTCTTTTAGATTAATCATGCTTCTCTTAGCTGAGTCCTCAATAATCTGCGACAATAAAAAATATACCAGGCTTAAGTATTTCAAGTCTTTTCCTATTGTTATCTGATTGCAGTTGCTCATTGTGTCAAATACATTTTCGATCAAATCAATATCTTTGAAGTAAAATATAGGGTTTTTTCCACTTATATAAGCCTTGCTTAAGCACAATGATGCACTTACCCCTGTAAACCCTATCCAGCAAAACGTCCATGGGTTTCCATCGTCTGAGATATAGTATGAATACTTTTGAGGAGTTATTAAAAAACCAGTGCCTCTAGAAATTTCATATGACTCGTTATCATAAAATAATGCACCGTTTCCTGATAGAACAAAACACATAATATAATAATTATTTTGCCCCGGTATCCAGAAATGCCTGGGAATACATTTCTCCTTGCCAAAATAATATATCGAGAGGTCAATATTTGATCTTAAGAATTCACTTTCTACCGCATAGCTGTACATATAAATTCTCTCCCAATGAAAAATCATAATTTGCAACTTCTTTAAATTATTTACTAAATTGTTCGCAATTGTTTGATTCTTTCAGAGGGTGATTCAAAAATTTTTTCAGCAACAGCTGCCCTTATTTGATATGCAAAAAGTTATGCCGTTTCAAGCTTTTGTCTTGTCATTTTGTCAAATACTTGGCTATTTTAGAATCATATTGTATGCCGCTATTATTAACAATTTCATCCAAGGCTTCCTCATGCAGAAAAGTCTTTCTATAGACCCTTTTTATGATTATAGCGGAATACGAATCTGCAACTTGAAGAATCCTTGCTTCTTTTCGATATTATCATCAGATGGAGAAGAGTTTGCCTGCCCAATGGCTAACGAAAGGTTCATAGGATCAATTTCAGGGTCAATTGTAAAAACCTTGCTTTTGACAAACGTCAAAAGGCTTTCACTAATCCCCTGCACTCTTTTACTTCCATCATTCCTAACAACAATAACAAATTCATCCCCGCCCAGCCTTCCAATAATCATGGACAGAAAAGGTAATCAGATTGTTCTGGACAACTTTTAAAAAAGCCCCATGAGTATTGACTCTTCCCTCAATATCGGTTTCTTTTATAATGAAACTTTTTATAGTTTTAGATCTACAAGTACAATGAAAGACTCTGTATATTACCTGGGGCCAGGATAATGATATTAATATTGAAGAATTACATGGTTGAGACAGGCTCAATATTATAGTATATTCTGAATAAATACAGTTCTCTCTTTGCCTAAATCTATGTCTTTTGGGGAAGATAAGCCTCGATTAACCTTATTATAATAAACTCTTACAATAGGACGTGCACCTTGGTTGTTTCTTATGTTGACTACTACTCCAACTTCTCCGGTAGATAATCTAACCATTGAGCCCAAAGGGTAAACTGCTAGATTATTCACAACTGCTTTAACAATGTTGCTATCAAAAAAATAATTACCGCCACCATACAATAATTCAATTGCTTGGTATCTGGGAATGTTATCAAAACGAACAGCCCTGTCAAAAGTGTCGCATACACATATTATTCTGGACCCTAGCGGTATGGATTCTCCTGATAGCTTACCAGGAAACCCATCACCATTCCACTGCTCATGATGATGCAGAATAATATTAGAGATTTTGTCTGCAACGCCTGCTTCCTTAGCAAAGTAATATCCATAAAGTGAATGCTCTTTAAAAAGGGCTTCCTGTTGGAAAGTTCTTTGTGTTGCACTAACTAAATGGGGCATTTCACATAAACCTAAATCATGAATCAAA from Pseudobacteroides sp. carries:
- a CDS encoding AraC family transcriptional regulator, producing the protein MYSYAVESEFLRSNIDLSIYYFGKEKCIPRHFWIPGQNNYYIMCFVLSGNGALFYDNESYEISRGTGFLITPQKYSYYISDDGNPWTFCWIGFTGVSASLCLSKAYISGKNPIFYFKDIDLIENVFDTMSNCNQITIGKDLKYLSLVYFLLSQIIEDSAKRSMINLKENAYDVYIKQAVDYITKNYPYPININSVAKQICISRKYLSKIFKEALNISPKEFLIKYRISKACEFLINSSRTINEIAYDVGYNDFRSFSKAFKKSIGVSPKEYKSKCS
- a CDS encoding HD-GYP domain-containing protein translates to MEKVAVSELSEGMILAEAILCPKTKKVLLNKGTKLTESFINQIKSRQFQEILVEELYTLCIDPIDNIRKTLKSSLNEEILKLCPDKNEANKSDKMLEVSRLARNLILEIIDDSVLAGFCVQMKIVDDKFLFTHSVSVCALSMLVAGALDLSEKEMVTIGSAALIHDLGLCEMPHLVSATQRTFQQEALFKEHSLYGYYFAKEAGVADKISNIILHHHEQWNGDGFPGKLSGESIPLGSRIICVCDTFDRAVRFDNIPRYQAIELLYGGGNYFFDSNIVKAVVNNLAVYPLGSMVRLSTGEVGVVVNIRNNQGARPIVRVYYNKVNRGLSSPKDIDLGKERTVFIQNIL